One genomic segment of Bacteroides caccae includes these proteins:
- the rpmD gene encoding 50S ribosomal protein L30, which yields MSTIKIKQVKSRIGAPADQKRTLDALGLRKLNRVVEHESTPSILGMVDKVKHLVAIVK from the coding sequence ATGTCAACTATAAAGATTAAACAAGTTAAAAGTAGAATTGGTGCTCCAGCTGATCAGAAAAGAACTCTTGATGCACTGGGACTTCGTAAACTGAACCGCGTGGTTGAACACGAAAGCACTCCTTCAATTCTTGGAATGGTAGATAAAGTAAAACACTTGGTTGCCATTGTTAAGTAA
- the rpsE gene encoding 30S ribosomal protein S5, producing the protein MAGVNNRVKITNDIELKDRLVAINRVTKVTKGGRTFSFSAIVVVGNEEGIIGWGLGKAGEVTAAIAKGVESAKKNLVKVPVLKGTVPHEQSARFGGAEVFIKPASHGTGVVAGGAMRAVLESVGITDVLAKSKGSSNPHNLVKATIEALSEMRDARMIAQNRGISVEKVFRG; encoded by the coding sequence ATGGCAGGAGTTAATAATAGAGTTAAGATAACTAACGATATAGAACTGAAAGATAGATTGGTTGCTATTAATCGTGTTACTAAAGTTACCAAAGGTGGTAGAACTTTTAGTTTCTCTGCAATTGTTGTTGTAGGTAACGAAGAAGGTATCATTGGTTGGGGCCTTGGTAAAGCAGGTGAAGTAACAGCTGCTATCGCTAAAGGTGTTGAGTCAGCTAAAAAGAATCTGGTTAAGGTACCTGTATTGAAAGGTACTGTTCCTCACGAACAATCAGCTAGATTTGGTGGTGCTGAAGTATTCATCAAACCTGCATCTCACGGAACTGGTGTTGTAGCGGGTGGTGCTATGCGTGCTGTATTGGAAAGTGTTGGTATTACTGACGTTTTGGCAAAATCTAAAGGTTCTTCAAATCCGCACAATCTTGTTAAAGCTACAATCGAAGCTTTGAGTGAAATGCGTGATGCAAGAATGATTGCTCAGAATAGAGGTATTAGTGTTGAAAAAGTATTTAGAGGATAA
- the rplR gene encoding 50S ribosomal protein L18 produces the protein MTTKIERRVKIKYRVRNKVSGTTECPRMSVFRSNKQIYVQIIDDLSGKTLVAASSLGMTEKVAKKDQAAKVGEMIAKKAQEAGITTVVFDRNGYLYHGRVKEVADAARNGGLKF, from the coding sequence ATGACAACAAAAATAGAAAGACGAGTTAAAATCAAATATAGAGTACGCAATAAAGTTTCAGGTACTACTGAATGTCCGCGTATGAGTGTATTTAGAAGTAACAAGCAAATTTATGTCCAGATTATCGATGATCTTTCTGGTAAAACATTAGTTGCTGCTTCATCTTTGGGTATGACTGAAAAAGTCGCTAAAAAAGATCAAGCTGCTAAAGTTGGTGAAATGATTGCTAAAAAGGCTCAGGAAGCAGGTATTACTACTGTTGTTTTCGACCGTAATGGTTACTTGTATCATGGGAGAGTAAAAGAAGTGGCTGATGCTGCTCGTAACGGTGGACTTAAATTTTAA
- the rplF gene encoding 50S ribosomal protein L6 — translation MSRIGKLPISIPAGVTVTLKDNVVTVKGPKGEMSQYVNPAINVAIEDGHVTLTENDKEMLDNPKQKHAFHGLYRSLVHNMVVGVSEGYKKELELVGVGYRASNQGNIIELALGYTHNIFIQLPAEVKVETKSERNKNPLIILESCDKQLLGQVCSKIRSFRKPEPYKGKGIKFVGEVIRRKSGKSAGAK, via the coding sequence ATGTCAAGAATAGGAAAATTACCCATTAGTATCCCAGCTGGAGTGACAGTCACTCTTAAGGATAATGTGGTTACCGTAAAGGGACCCAAAGGCGAAATGAGCCAATATGTGAATCCTGCTATCAATGTTGCCATTGAAGACGGACACGTAACTTTAACAGAAAACGATAAAGAAATGCTTGATAACCCGAAGCAGAAACATGCTTTCCACGGTTTGTATCGTTCTTTGGTTCATAACATGGTTGTGGGCGTATCTGAAGGATACAAAAAAGAGTTGGAACTTGTCGGTGTAGGTTATCGTGCTTCTAACCAAGGTAACATTATCGAACTGGCTTTAGGTTATACACACAATATTTTCATTCAGTTGCCTGCTGAGGTAAAGGTTGAAACTAAATCTGAAAGAAATAAGAATCCTCTTATTATATTGGAATCGTGTGACAAACAGTTGCTTGGTCAAGTTTGCTCTAAAATACGTTCTTTCCGTAAACCTGAACCATACAAGGGTAAAGGTATTAAGTTTGTTGGCGAAGTAATTCGTAGAAAGTCTGGTAAATCAGCCGGCGCTAAGTAA
- the rpsH gene encoding 30S ribosomal protein S8, translated as MTDPIADYLTRLRNAISAKHRVVEVPASNLKKEITKILFEKGYILNYKFVEDGPQGTIKVALKYDSVNKVNAIKKLERVSSPGMRKYTGYKDMPRVINGLGIAIISTSKGVMTNKEAAELKIGGEVLCYVY; from the coding sequence ATGACTGATCCAATAGCAGATTATTTAACGAGGTTGCGGAACGCGATTAGTGCAAAGCACAGAGTTGTTGAAGTTCCCGCTTCGAATTTGAAAAAAGAAATCACTAAGATTCTTTTTGAGAAAGGCTACATTCTTAACTATAAGTTTGTAGAAGATGGTCCTCAAGGAACTATTAAGGTTGCCTTGAAATATGATTCTGTTAACAAAGTTAACGCAATCAAAAAGTTAGAAAGAGTATCTTCTCCGGGTATGCGTAAGTATACTGGATATAAAGATATGCCGCGTGTTATTAATGGGTTGGGTATTGCTATAATATCTACTTCCAAAGGTGTAATGACTAACAAAGAGGCTGCAGAACTGAAGATCGGTGGTGAAGTCTTGTGTTATGTATATTAA
- the rpsN gene encoding 30S ribosomal protein S14, protein MAKESMKAREVKRAKLVAKYAEKRAALKQIVRTGDPADAFEAAQKLQELPKNSNPIRMHNRCKLTGRPKGYIRQFGISRIQFREMASNGLIPGVKKASW, encoded by the coding sequence ATGGCAAAGGAATCAATGAAAGCACGTGAAGTAAAGCGTGCTAAATTAGTAGCCAAATACGCCGAGAAAAGAGCTGCTTTGAAGCAAATCGTAAGAACAGGTGATCCTGCTGATGCTTTTGAAGCTGCACAAAAGTTGCAAGAGTTGCCAAAGAATTCTAATCCGATTCGTATGCATAACCGTTGCAAACTGACTGGCCGTCCTAAGGGTTATATTCGCCAATTTGGAATTTCGAGAATTCAATTCCGTGAAATGGCATCTAATGGACTGATACCGGGCGTAAAAAAAGCAAGCTGGTAA
- the rplE gene encoding 50S ribosomal protein L5 → MSNTASLKKEYADRIAPALKSQFQYSSTMQVPVLKKIVINQGLGMAVADKKIIEVAINEMTAITGQKAVATISRKDIANFKLRKKMPIGVMVTLRRERMYEFLEKLVRVALPRIRDFKGIESKFDGKGNYTLGIQEQIIFPEINIDSITRILGMNITFVTSAETDEEGYALLKEFGLPFKNAKKD, encoded by the coding sequence ATGAGTAATACTGCTAGCCTAAAGAAAGAATATGCAGATCGTATCGCACCTGCATTGAAATCACAGTTCCAGTATTCTTCAACAATGCAGGTACCCGTACTTAAAAAGATTGTTATCAATCAAGGTTTAGGTATGGCTGTTGCTGATAAGAAGATTATTGAAGTAGCAATCAATGAAATGACAGCTATCACAGGTCAGAAGGCCGTAGCTACCATTTCTCGTAAAGATATCGCAAATTTTAAGTTACGTAAAAAAATGCCGATTGGTGTTATGGTAACTTTGCGTCGTGAAAGAATGTACGAATTCTTGGAGAAACTCGTTCGTGTAGCTCTTCCTCGTATTCGTGACTTTAAAGGTATCGAAAGTAAGTTTGATGGGAAAGGTAACTATACCCTTGGTATTCAGGAACAAATCATTTTTCCTGAAATAAATATCGATAGTATTACAAGAATTCTCGGAATGAATATTACCTTTGTAACCTCTGCGGAGACAGATGAAGAAGGTTATGCATTGCTAAAGGAATTCGGTTTACCTTTTAAAAACGCTAAAAAAGACTAA
- the rplX gene encoding 50S ribosomal protein L24, producing MSKLHIKKGDTVYVNAGEDKGKTGRVLKVLVKEGRAFVEGINMVSKSTKPNAKNPQGGIVKQEASIHISNLNPVDPKTGKATRIGRKKSSEGTLVRYSKKSGEEI from the coding sequence ATGAGTAAATTACATATTAAAAAAGGCGATACAGTTTACGTAAATGCTGGTGAAGATAAGGGCAAAACTGGTCGTGTATTGAAGGTTCTTGTTAAAGAAGGACGTGCATTTGTTGAAGGTATCAACATGGTGTCTAAGAGCACTAAGCCAAATGCAAAGAATCCGCAAGGTGGTATCGTGAAGCAGGAAGCTTCTATCCACATTTCAAACTTGAACCCGGTTGATCCAAAAACTGGTAAAGCAACGCGTATTGGGAGAAAAAAGAGTTCAGAAGGAACTCTAGTGCGTTATTCTAAAAAATCAGGAGAGGAGATTTAG
- the rplN gene encoding 50S ribosomal protein L14: protein MIQVESRLTVCDNSGAKEALCIRVLGGTGRRYASVGDVIVVSVKSVIPSSDVKKGAVSKALIVRTKKEIRRPDGSYIRFDDNACVLLNNAGEIRGSRIFGPVARELRATNMKVVSLAPEVL from the coding sequence ATGATACAAGTAGAATCCAGACTTACAGTATGTGATAACAGTGGAGCTAAAGAGGCTTTGTGCATCCGTGTTTTGGGTGGAACAGGTCGTCGTTATGCTTCAGTGGGGGATGTCATTGTCGTTTCAGTGAAGAGTGTTATCCCTTCTAGTGATGTTAAAAAAGGTGCAGTATCAAAGGCTTTGATTGTACGTACGAAGAAAGAAATCCGTCGTCCTGATGGTTCTTATATACGTTTTGATGATAATGCTTGCGTGTTGTTGAATAATGCAGGTGAAATTAGAGGAAGTCGTATTTTCGGTCCAGTAGCTAGAGAACTTCGTGCTACAAACATGAAAGTTGTGTCACTTGCGCCTGAGGTACTTTAA
- the rpsQ gene encoding 30S ribosomal protein S17, with protein sequence MISLMEARNLRKERTGVVLSNKMEKTITVASKFKEKHPIYGKFVSKTKKYHAHDEKNECNIGDTVRIMETRPLSKTKRWRLVEIIERAK encoded by the coding sequence ATGATCAGCTTGATGGAAGCAAGAAATTTAAGAAAAGAAAGAACAGGGGTTGTGCTGAGCAACAAGATGGAAAAGACTATCACAGTTGCTTCTAAATTTAAGGAAAAGCACCCTATATATGGTAAGTTCGTTAGCAAAACGAAGAAATACCATGCTCATGATGAAAAGAATGAATGCAATATCGGTGATACTGTACGCATTATGGAGACTCGTCCTTTGAGCAAGACTAAAAGATGGAGATTAGTAGAAATAATTGAAAGAGCTAAGTAA
- the rpmC gene encoding 50S ribosomal protein L29, translating to MKIAEIKEMTTSDLVERVEAETANYDQMVINHSISPLENPAQIKQLRRTIARMKTELRQRELNNK from the coding sequence ATGAAAATTGCAGAAATTAAAGAAATGACTACTAGTGATTTAGTAGAAAGAGTAGAGGCAGAAACGGCTAATTATGACCAAATGGTTATTAATCATTCTATTTCTCCTTTGGAAAATCCTGCTCAAATCAAACAATTACGCAGGACTATTGCGCGTATGAAAACAGAATTACGCCAAAGAGAACTTAACAATAAATGA
- the rplP gene encoding 50S ribosomal protein L16 produces the protein MLQPKKTKFRRQQKGRQKGNAQRGNQLAFGSFGIKALETKWITGRQIEAARIAVTRYMQRQGQIWIRIFPDKPITRKPADVRMGKGKGAPEGFVAPVTPGRIIIEAEGVSYEIAKEALRLAAQKLPITTKFVVRRDYDIQNQNA, from the coding sequence ATGTTACAACCGAAAAAGACAAAATTCAGAAGACAACAGAAAGGTCGTCAAAAAGGTAATGCCCAAAGAGGTAACCAATTGGCCTTTGGTTCTTTTGGCATAAAGGCTTTGGAGACTAAGTGGATTACAGGCCGTCAGATTGAAGCTGCTCGTATTGCAGTGACAAGATATATGCAACGTCAAGGACAGATCTGGATCCGTATATTCCCGGATAAGCCGATCACTAGAAAACCTGCCGATGTACGTATGGGTAAAGGTAAAGGTGCTCCAGAGGGATTTGTGGCTCCTGTGACTCCAGGTAGAATCATTATTGAAGCTGAAGGAGTATCTTACGAAATCGCGAAAGAAGCATTGCGCTTAGCTGCTCAAAAGCTTCCTATTACAACGAAGTTTGTCGTAAGACGTGATTATGATATTCAAAATCAAAATGCGTAA
- the rpsC gene encoding 30S ribosomal protein S3: MGQKVNPISNRLGIIRGWDSNWYGGNDYGDSLLEDSKIRKYLNARLAKASVSRIVIERTLKLVTITVCTARPGIIIGKGGQEVDKLKEELKKVTDKDIQINIFEVKRPELDAVIVANNIARQVEGKIAYRRAIKMAIANTMRMGAEGIKIQISGRLNGAEMARSEMYKEGRTPLHTFRADIDYCHAEALTKVGLLGIKVWICRGEVFGKRELAPNFTQSKESGRGNNGGNNGGKNFKRKKNNR; encoded by the coding sequence ATGGGACAAAAAGTTAATCCAATAAGCAACCGTTTAGGAATTATCAGAGGATGGGATTCTAACTGGTATGGTGGAAATGATTACGGTGATTCTTTGCTGGAAGATAGCAAAATCCGTAAATATCTTAATGCAAGACTTGCAAAGGCAAGTGTATCAAGAATCGTAATTGAACGTACGCTGAAGCTCGTTACTATTACTGTTTGTACTGCTCGCCCGGGTATTATTATCGGTAAAGGTGGCCAAGAAGTTGATAAGTTGAAAGAGGAGTTGAAGAAGGTTACCGACAAAGATATTCAAATTAATATCTTTGAAGTGAAAAGACCGGAACTGGACGCTGTGATTGTTGCTAATAACATCGCTCGCCAGGTAGAAGGTAAAATTGCCTATCGCCGTGCCATTAAAATGGCTATCGCAAACACAATGCGTATGGGGGCTGAAGGTATCAAAATTCAGATTTCAGGACGTTTGAATGGAGCTGAAATGGCTCGTTCTGAAATGTATAAAGAAGGAAGAACTCCGTTACACACTTTCAGAGCTGATATCGACTACTGTCATGCAGAAGCGTTGACTAAAGTAGGTCTTTTAGGTATTAAAGTTTGGATTTGTAGAGGTGAAGTATTTGGCAAGAGAGAATTGGCTCCGAACTTTACACAAAGCAAAGAAAGTGGTCGTGGAAACAATGGTGGAAACAACGGCGGAAAGAACTTCAAAAGAAAGAAAAATAATCGCTAA
- the rplV gene encoding 50S ribosomal protein L22: MGARKKISAEKRKEALKTMYFAKLQNVPTSPRKMRLVADMIRGMEVNRALGVLKFSSKEAAARVEKLLRSAIANWEQKNERKAESGELFVTKIFVDGGATLKRMRPAPQGRGYRIRKRSNHVTLFVGAKSNNEDQN, from the coding sequence ATGGGAGCAAGAAAAAAAATATCGGCTGAAAAAAGAAAAGAAGCCCTTAAGACCATGTATTTTGCTAAATTGCAAAATGTTCCTACTTCTCCGCGTAAGATGCGTCTGGTTGCAGATATGATTCGCGGTATGGAAGTGAACAGAGCACTTGGTGTTTTGAAGTTTTCTTCAAAAGAAGCTGCTGCAAGAGTAGAAAAATTGCTTCGCTCTGCAATTGCTAACTGGGAACAGAAAAACGAACGTAAGGCAGAAAGCGGCGAATTGTTCGTAACTAAAATTTTTGTTGATGGTGGCGCTACACTCAAAAGAATGAGACCGGCACCGCAGGGTAGAGGATATAGAATTCGCAAACGTTCAAATCACGTAACATTGTTCGTTGGTGCTAAAAGTAATAACGAAGATCAAAATTAA
- the rpsS gene encoding 30S ribosomal protein S19 produces the protein MSRSLKKGPYINVKLEKRILAMNESGKKVVVKTWARASMISPDFVGHTVAVHNGNKFIPVYVTENMVGHKLGEFAPTRTFRGHAGNKKR, from the coding sequence ATGAGTCGTTCATTAAAAAAAGGTCCATATATTAACGTAAAGCTTGAAAAGAGAATTCTTGCAATGAATGAATCAGGCAAGAAAGTCGTAGTAAAGACTTGGGCCAGAGCTTCAATGATTTCGCCTGATTTTGTAGGCCATACTGTTGCAGTTCACAATGGAAATAAATTTATTCCTGTTTATGTTACCGAGAATATGGTAGGACACAAGTTGGGCGAATTTGCTCCAACTCGTACATTCAGAGGACACGCTGGTAACAAGAAAAGATAA
- the rplB gene encoding 50S ribosomal protein L2, whose protein sequence is MAVRKFKPTTPGQRHKIIGTFEEITASVPEKSLVYGKKSSGGRNSEGKMTMRYIGGGHRKVIRIVDFKRNKDGVPAVVKTIEYDPNRSARIALLFYADGEKRYIIAPNGLQVGATLMSGETAAPEIGNALPLQNIPVGTVIHNIELRPGQGAALVRSAGNFAQLTSREGKYCVIKLPSGEVRQILSTCKATIGSVGNSDHGLESSGKAGRSRWQGRRPRNRGVVMNPVDHPMGGGEGRASGGHPRSRKGLYAKGLKTRAPKKQSSKYIIERRKK, encoded by the coding sequence ATGGCAGTACGTAAATTTAAGCCCACAACACCGGGGCAAAGACATAAAATTATTGGTACTTTCGAAGAAATTACTGCATCAGTACCAGAAAAGTCTCTTGTATATGGTAAGAAATCATCTGGCGGTCGTAACAGCGAAGGTAAGATGACTATGCGTTACATTGGTGGCGGTCATAGAAAAGTGATTAGAATTGTCGATTTCAAGAGAAATAAAGACGGTGTTCCGGCAGTAGTTAAAACAATTGAATACGATCCAAATCGTTCGGCTCGTATCGCTTTGTTGTTTTATGCTGACGGGGAAAAAAGATATATTATTGCTCCCAATGGATTGCAAGTTGGTGCGACTCTGATGTCGGGTGAAACAGCAGCGCCAGAGATTGGTAATGCTCTTCCTCTTCAGAACATCCCGGTTGGTACTGTAATTCATAATATCGAATTACGTCCGGGGCAGGGTGCGGCATTGGTTAGATCGGCTGGTAACTTCGCTCAGTTGACTTCTCGTGAGGGTAAGTATTGTGTGATTAAATTGCCTTCAGGTGAAGTAAGACAGATTCTTAGTACTTGTAAAGCTACTATCGGTAGTGTTGGTAACTCAGATCATGGGTTGGAAAGTTCAGGTAAAGCTGGACGTTCTCGTTGGCAAGGACGTCGTCCTCGTAACCGTGGTGTTGTAATGAACCCGGTTGATCACCCGATGGGTGGTGGTGAAGGACGTGCTTCTGGGGGTCACCCAAGATCTCGTAAGGGATTGTATGCTAAGGGACTTAAGACTAGAGCTCCTAAGAAACAATCGTCTAAGTACATTATTGAGAGAAGAAAAAAGTAA
- the rplW gene encoding 50S ribosomal protein L23, which translates to MGIIIKPLVTEKMTTITDKLNRFGFVVRPDANKLEIKKEVEALYNVTVVDVNTVKYAGKNKSRYTKAGIINGRTNAFKKAIVTLKEGDTIDFYSNI; encoded by the coding sequence ATGGGAATTATTATTAAACCGTTGGTAACAGAGAAAATGACTACAATCACTGATAAGCTGAATCGTTTCGGCTTCGTTGTGCGTCCTGATGCTAACAAACTGGAAATTAAGAAGGAAGTTGAAGCTCTTTATAATGTTACAGTAGTTGATGTGAATACTGTGAAGTATGCTGGCAAAAATAAGAGCCGTTATACAAAAGCAGGTATCATCAATGGACGTACGAATGCTTTCAAAAAGGCAATCGTGACATTGAAAGAAGGAGATACTATTGATTTTTATAGCAATATTTAA
- the rplD gene encoding 50S ribosomal protein L4: MEVNVYNIKGEDTGRKVTLNESIFGIEPNDHAIYLDVKQFMANQRQGTHKSKERSEISGSTRKIGRQKGGGGARRGDMNSPVLVGGARVFGPKPRDYFFKLNKKVKTLARKSALSYKAQNNAIIVVEDFTFEAPKTKDFVAMTKNLKVSDKKLLVVLPEANKNVYLSARNIEGANVQTISGLNTYRVLNAGVVVLTENSLKAIDNILI, from the coding sequence ATGGAAGTTAACGTATATAACATTAAAGGTGAAGACACTGGGAGAAAGGTTACGTTAAACGAATCTATCTTCGGAATTGAGCCCAACGACCACGCTATCTATTTGGACGTAAAACAATTTATGGCTAATCAGCGTCAGGGTACTCATAAATCAAAAGAAAGAAGTGAAATCAGCGGTTCTACTCGCAAGATTGGTCGTCAGAAAGGTGGTGGCGGAGCTCGTCGTGGTGATATGAACTCGCCGGTTCTTGTTGGTGGTGCTCGTGTTTTCGGTCCGAAACCAAGAGATTACTTCTTCAAGTTGAATAAAAAAGTTAAGACATTGGCTCGTAAGTCAGCTTTGTCTTATAAAGCGCAAAACAATGCGATCATTGTTGTGGAGGATTTCACTTTTGAAGCTCCTAAGACAAAAGATTTCGTTGCAATGACAAAAAATCTTAAAGTTTCCGACAAAAAGCTACTTGTAGTTTTACCGGAAGCAAATAAAAACGTATATTTGTCAGCTCGTAACATCGAGGGTGCTAATGTGCAGACTATCTCAGGATTAAATACTTACAGAGTATTGAATGCTGGGGTTGTTGTGCTTACAGAAAACTCTCTGAAGGCTATTGACAATATCTTAATTTAA
- the rplC gene encoding 50S ribosomal protein L3: MPGLLGKKIGMTSVFSADGKNVPCTVIEAGPCVVTQVKTVEKDGYAAVQLGFQDKKEKHTTKPLMGHFKRAGVTPKRHLAEFKEFETELNLGDTVTVELFNDANFVDVVGTSKGKGFQGVVKRHGFGGVGQTTHGQHNRARKPGSIGACSYPAKVFKGMRMGGQLGGDRVTVQNLQVLKVIADHNLLLIKGSIPGCKGSIVLIEK, from the coding sequence ATGCCAGGATTATTAGGAAAAAAAATCGGAATGACATCCGTTTTCAGTGCCGATGGTAAGAATGTTCCATGCACTGTTATCGAAGCAGGTCCTTGTGTTGTTACTCAGGTTAAAACTGTAGAGAAAGATGGCTATGCAGCTGTTCAGTTGGGTTTCCAGGACAAAAAGGAAAAACATACAACTAAACCGTTGATGGGTCACTTCAAAAGAGCTGGGGTAACACCGAAGAGACACTTGGCTGAGTTCAAAGAATTTGAAACAGAATTGAATCTGGGTGATACAGTTACTGTTGAGTTGTTTAATGACGCTAACTTTGTTGACGTTGTTGGTACTTCAAAAGGTAAAGGTTTTCAAGGTGTAGTAAAAAGACATGGTTTTGGTGGTGTAGGTCAGACTACTCACGGCCAGCACAATCGCGCTCGTAAACCGGGTTCTATCGGTGCTTGTTCTTACCCTGCTAAAGTATTTAAAGGAATGCGTATGGGTGGACAACTTGGTGGTGACAGAGTCACTGTACAAAACTTACAGGTATTAAAAGTAATCGCGGATCATAACCTGCTTTTGATTAAAGGTTCTATCCCGGGTTGCAAAGGTTCAATCGTATTAATTGAGAAATAA
- the rpsJ gene encoding 30S ribosomal protein S10 — protein MSQKIRIKLKSYDHNLVDKSAEKIVRTVKATGAIVSGPIPLPTHKRIFTVNRSTFVNKKSREQFELSSYKRLIDIYSSTAKTVDALMKLELPSGVEVEIKV, from the coding sequence ATGAGTCAGAAAATTAGAATTAAATTAAAATCTTACGACCACAATTTGGTTGACAAGTCAGCTGAGAAGATTGTAAGAACTGTAAAGGCTACAGGCGCTATTGTTAGCGGTCCAATTCCTCTGCCTACGCATAAGCGTATCTTTACCGTGAACCGTTCGACTTTCGTAAACAAAAAGTCTCGTGAGCAGTTTGAGTTATCTTCTTATAAGAGATTGATCGACATTTATAGCTCAACGGCTAAGACAGTAGATGCTCTGATGAAGTTGGAATTACCGAGTGGTGTGGAAGTAGAAATTAAAGTTTGA